In Stigmatopora nigra isolate UIUO_SnigA chromosome 18, RoL_Snig_1.1, whole genome shotgun sequence, one genomic interval encodes:
- the LOC144211584 gene encoding ankyrin repeat and SOCS box protein 12-like: MRLLGKREEEGSVEISRLRRAALQNDEKLLDEMLCQEIYKKVINCRGGWGVAGTPLHAAVSKGHLGCLRVLLSHGALVDRADVKAQTPLFAAVRGKYLDCVLALLRSGADPDGSPANGGSPVLTAAREGDADILARLLERGAQVDSRCKVALWTSGARVSGGPLYLAAVYGHLECFRLLLLYGADPDYNCADAGALAAVKQPKTVLEMCLRHGCGAEYVRLLVDFGANVYLPTLIIEKSTKQNEAVELLLEERGNPKALSSQCRLALRRHLRKINKIHRMEQLDMPASLLRFLQHKPQPPVTLLATF, translated from the exons ATGCGCCTCCTGGGCAAGCGCGAAGAAGAAGGCAGCGTCGAGATTTCCCGGCTTCGACGAGCGGCGTTGCAAAACGATGAAAAACTCCTGGATGAGATGCTGTGCCAGGAAATCTACAAGAAGGTCATCAACTGCCGGGGCGGCTGGGGCGTGGCCGGCACCCCGCTGCACGCCGCCGTCTCCAAGGGCCACCTGGGCTGCCTGCGGGTCCTGCTGAGCCACGGCGCCCTGGTGGACCGGGCGGACGTCAAGGCCCAGACGCCGCTCTTTGCCGCCGTGCGCGGCAAGTACCTGGACTGCGTGCTCGCGCTCCTGCGCTCGGGCGCCGACCCCGACGGCAGCCCGGCCAACGGCGGCTCGCCCGTGCTGACGGCGGCCCGCGAGGGCGACGCCGACATCCTGGCCCGGCTGCTGGAGCGCGGCGCCCAGGTGGACTCGCGCTGCAAGGTGGCGCTGTGGACCTCCGGCGCCAGGGTGTCCGGCGGCCCGCTCTACCTGGCGGCCGTCTACGGGCACCTGGAGTGCTTCCGGCTGCTGCTGCTCTACGGCGCCGACCCGGACTACAACTGCGCCGACGCCGGGGCGCTGGCGGCCGTCAAGCAGCCCAAGACGGTCCTGGAGATGTGCCTGAGGCACGGCTGCGGCGCAGAGTACGTCCGCCTGCTGGTGGACTTTGGCGCCAACGTCTACCTCCCCACGCTCATCATCGAGAAGTCCACCAAGCAGAATGAGGCCGTGGAGCTGCTTCTGGAGGAGAGAG gaaatccCAAGGCCTTGAGTTCCCAGTGCCGACTGGCGTTGCGAAGACACCTGCGAAAGATCAACAAGATCCACCGAATGGAGCAGCTGGACATGCCCGCCAGTCTCCTCCGATTCTTGCAGCACAAGCCGCAGCCCCCCGTTACTCTTCTAGCTACATTTTAA
- the pkd1b gene encoding polycystin-1 encodes MTKVMAVPQKPTWMIFWMVFITTAGGCGAASAEVDLCPLGSPVHLPSLRCFWLSEKISAWSEASCQETAGGRMATADTSDLRHFLHHSFSTTVWVWTQASLGEDPPEDIEFPETASPAWPEQEEMCRQMALGTPGQWRMSPCVQKDHVLCQNDLNGSLADPNSFVVGVLLMTGIYQRVQMDTLATVPHSEQPAVETQLFPGLWFSHAGQLTSVEMVVQASSTWSLARLQILRPYCRPKFHLVPPGCSSLMNAFSRCSPTPLCNTTGGCGAGRYWCPFLETCLPASHPCSPYVAAARGRGFVLPPRYPALAPWYHLVADVPLKISAHSQLRTLTVVLPVGAVGVYPDDIVAVQHSRPPGSFLHCLAGQASLDSPWRQSYLSLGGTAPEGGLAFQPRGDDWVDGVVCDLRLLYERTLHGGTEHQSVWESTTPSSPNVRSTFGPDVVHPPLDEKNQIDIQVVEKMSCPNESAPSPVSDFSLQMKQPYSVVREETLIAATGGDATSANFYWTVDALVPRQQGSRTFRFVFLKAGQYRVRCVAQNSLGEREAVILVQVFERIQGLRIDCPRWQNLTYLATHEEVVMVASVAKGSNVTYAWLLRQDATKDPVTAEGERFQFLPQTPGRFTIQVIASNALGQTASVASVLAVEPVTGVHVTTPKDTTASGQLFNLSVRVSTGSDLRYFWFVDDQLPALETETPFLLHGFTSVGEHSIKVVVQNGVSQCEDTQILKVQEEIEEVDFTMDDQAPPFHASTNAAVSFRGFVGKGSDPHWEWKITTVFCSTNRSCTYTFPLEGIYTVSMNVSNAISWQEARHNLTVQDAIEGLNLNVSQRILCTLQEVTFTPSIIKGSHATFVLTFEREDWSQTHLVVNGSFATSTLPAGMYRVKLTARNQVSSAQISTQVQILENIKSLRLISPAQKAVEALREARFMADGPNGLQVNYTWIFGFQDTKTLRLTGKEVGYTPPANGSLSVTVLASNGICSKALNQTLMVETPVGEVQIWHQTPVFSGHPVRISAKVDGGSRLRYAWTFENSIKEQSADLSWVNHTFAKAGVYPVSVHVSNKVSQASAERQVEVEDLRCSGPEAVLIQSRPTVFRSRVNFFEASVNTNCSVYKITYQWEMSRASDCENTELDQNRVLLQSTMSPLLRLPRRSLDVGRYCLSFTVTFLGTPLLAQRKTRVQVVGSPLLAVIKGGSRRLWPAGRDLLLDGGGSRDPDAKPGVEDILEYYWTFRIENITIPLESKTSTVTVASKQLNPDTTYTFTLLIKKAGRTPAFSTQTVTVSQTAQLAVLVECASCPDSIPTVLTGHCGECDDQAQYNWSAEDESGAAVDLDRLAGATGQRSSKLELRSDAVPPGRTYTFTLNVSVPDSGKWGSASHAVTTNKPPSGGLCELKRDANVHPLGAAVTYTCSGWKDEDETSSELIYTLRVAPCHPMACPVLTLYKGTRSTFHTLIPVGTPLPGQSHSLVTVTLLVEDGLGSSALALNRTLRVPTGATGSQSKSQMEMWASIKHGNPQQMIPFSIALTSQLNQMDSGPSDSDLKMKRQIRENVTKALASLPIFSLLDVDQISSALAMSTAVPVELTCIDCQEKVLEAVQKMIDVIQEQEASGNADVSVFDIGKNIVGIVGSSLAATSSLSAMASSSGQNRSRTLRAATSVTLSAIGRVGALMRSLALWPRPGGARLTFATPHIHTAAFYGDPADLLCSDGRDGTSQDPSPSPACSFSIPGPLTAHLKSRRSEVVQVLLGLDESHSLLAAADPPISTSVVAMEISGPRGEPVAVRDLEKEQAIRVTLHSKLPAERKDAADEGVEGECLAVTLPPDGRLNFTVKAVGGLDENTGLYMSYNFSLLPGTTSKALGLVKMEMSSGSRDSLVKEWSLDLSPLATFTEKTVFLSPLSLCRYYDVEEGAWSSRGLKPLEDTTLQTVHCLTRHLTMFGATLFVHPGAVVLLPPAGGPLNALAGMVCAVLILIHLLLGLIAHKLDHLDGLRLGQVPLCGRAGLYHYRILVKTGWRRGAGTTAHVGMALYGANKSGSRHLRREGAFGRGGLDQFHVETDDNLGEVWKIRIWHDNTGLDPSWYLQHVVVWDPVTDHMFFFLVDDWLSAENATNGTLEREILASCPKDLSRFGRILSSQLLFGIAERHLWLSLWRRPNGALFTRAQRVTCAALTLHLYLASAALWYGAVGSREHQAPVSAQMPLNVETLAVGMVLSTLFFPLQCLICFLFRKVHTQESVEMSVPPSPVCYSVEMDVFLGQSELAAPSFLSLSGTSGPYRDGPSSLAESKAVVDSSILDFWAASGLVPKTEMSSSRASCDSLLQDPREASLASCTRQLRRKRARKQLHLTPPSSSAALLPPFRMDHMDQDFPGGGERDMATPRRATNCSLDPFLTLSEENLLMSIEESSQDTRHFSKNNSDSGRDSPTTTSSFSNTQSTSCGGWSEDADDKNPHGEQELLKLESQSGPSLYRCPSVLSLDSVASTFLPSPSPDLTRCSSTTRIGIARGRPGRLFPSWALRVIYPLVAASIGACLAVVGIYASLFSRNVLLTWLASVLSAFLTSALLLEPLKVCLQALIYTLVWRPVDPEVEEQLARETSVARNFGERGEKVRPPCGYGLLQAKEEARKVRALTSLMKHCVLQLLFLLLVLMVNYQDGVERSQGRPLHSAVRRQLQNATFDAPQLTSIRSCLDAERWISKTLATYLHQSSWLHLVGSPRLRHPHAQVLLGNDGVLQDLVTENFCPVRPKSLSLDFTQFHKESALFLCVSVQLDWTTRVTSSLSISPFFIPWPRQGLDLQLVLMVFLLGSAVAISLGELRTASRMRSRYPRQGKSWLQLLLAALSLAASVLHFMFLFKAASCLSQLRSQPDSFIHFHGAAALTGMSSQCAALLLTLLVLKLLGTLRFVRRWVVIIRVLNRAKKELWASAFLLLLLFLFTTHLGTTLFSQSVEDFSPRQNLLVPFMWLLRGRFGLQRLCRVHPVLGPFYGLLLTGAGVWLLARLTGVILIHAYRTEKADIYRPTTEPRDYEMVEFFIKRLKLWIGLTKAKEFRHRVKFEGMEVPPSRASQESRLSTDYSPLPSSPSSFSSPRPPSSSLSVLSEDSTLSDQVFDVQPFLERLLPCVNAALSRFDRVARVTEEVYDLETGLEDFLRKRKQSKTARKEKCRQDVAAKAKEGDGKTLVEVRRRRAGLLYANPQKTPSSALPIITPPSAISFPRTRSSRSESESLHLKRDTFGEAVEAADPTGSRPVRSPAFLSFPKRRAWHSGSSHSADAAQRLWLKQCGNLALAFIRPNSEEAASRRVSDGAPKKRKAWIAEGPG; translated from the exons ATGACTAAAGTCATGGCCGTTCCACAGAAGCCAACATGGATGATTTTTTGGATGGTTTTCATCACCACAGCAGGAG GGTGCGGCGCCGCCAGCGCAGAAGTGGACCTCTGTCCCCTAGGCAGTCCCGTCCACCTGCCCAGCCTGCGATGCTTCTGGCTCTCGGAGAAGATCTCCGCCTGGTCCGAGGCGTCCTGTCAAGAGACTGCCGGAGGACGGATGGCGACTGCCGACACGTCGGACTTGCGACATTTTCTTCACCACTCCTTCTCCAC AACTGTTTGGGTTTGGACTCAAGCGAGCCTAGGCGAAGACCCACCAGAGGACATCGAATTTCCCGAGACAGCAAGTCCCGCTTGGCCAGAGCAAGAAGAAATGTGTCGGCAGATGGCTTTGGGGACACCCGGCCAGTGGAGGATGAGCCCCTGTGTTCAGAAAGACCACGTTTTATGTCAAAACGACTTGAATG GGTCCTTAGCGGATCCAAACAGTTTTGTGGTGGGCGTGCTTCTAATGACAGGCATCTACCAGCGGGTCCAGATGGACACCTTAGCCACGGTCCCTCATAGTGAACAACCTGCGGTGGAG ACGCAGTTGTTCCCCGGCTTGTGGTTCAGTCACGCCGGTCAGCTGACCTCAGTGGAAATGGTGGTCCAGGCCAGCTCCACCTGGTCCCTGGCTCGACTCCAAATCCTTCGACCCTACTGTCGTCCTAAATTTCACTTGGTCCCACCAG GTTGCAGCTCGCTGATGAACGCCTTCAGCCGCTGCTCTCCGACGCCGCTGTGCAACACCACGGGCGGCTGCGGCGCCGGCCGCTACTGGTGTCCCTTCCTGGAAACTTGCCTTCCCGCCAGCCATCCCTGTTCGCCGTACGTGGCGGCGGCCAGGGGGCGCGGCTTCGTTTTGCCGCCCAGGTACCCCGCTTTGGCCCCTTGGTATCACCTGGTGGCCGACGTACCGCTGAAAATAAGCGCCCACTCGCAACTGCGGACTTTGACG GTTGTTCTTCCCGTGGGAGCCGTGGGCGTGTACCCCGACGATATCGTGGCCGTTCAACACAGCCGCCCGCCCGGAAGCTTCCTGCACTGCCTCGCCGGCCAAGCGTCTCTGGACTCTCCGTGGCGACAGAGTTACCTGTCCCTGGGTGGGACGGCGCCGGAGGGAGGGCTGGCTTTCCAGCCCAGAGGGGACGACTGGGTGGACGGGGTGGTCTGCGATCTCAGACTGCTCTACGAGCGCACTCTTCACGGAGGTACCGAGCATCAGAGCGTTTGGGAATCCACCACGCCGTCCTCCCCCAATGTGCGGTCCACCTTTGGGCCGGATGTGGTCCATCCTCCTTTGGATGAGAAGAACCAGATTGACATACAAGTGGTGGAGAAGATGAGCTGCCCCAACGAGTCGGCTCCAAGTCCCGTCTCGGACTTCAGCCTTCAAATGAAACAACCCTACAGCGTGGTCCGAGAAGAAACTTTAATTGCCGCAACAGGCGGCGATGCGACCAGCGCCAACTTCTACTGGACGGTGGACGCTTTGGTCCCCAGGCAGCAAGGATCCCGGACATTCCGATTTGTTTTCCTTAAAGCCGGACAGTACCGCGTCAGATGCGTCGCCCAGAACTCGCTGGGCGAAAGGGAGGCTGTGATCCTAGTCCAGGTCTTTGAAAGAATCCAAGGCCTTCGCATAGACTGTCCCAGATGGCAAAATCTGACCTACTTGGCCACCCACGAGGAGGTGGTTATGGTGGCCTCCGTGGCCAAAGGATCCAACGTGACTTACGCGTGGCTCCTTCGCCAAGACGCCACGAAGGATCCCGTCACGGCCGAGGGAGAACGTTTTCAGTTCTTGCCCCAGACTCCCGGCAGGTTTACCATTCAAGTCATCGCCTCCAACGCTTTGGGCCAGACCGCCAGCGTTGCTTCGGTCTTGGCCGTGGAACCGGTAACCGGTGTGCACGTCACCACGCCCAAAGATACCACGGCCTCGGGCCAGTTGTTCAACCTCTCGGTGCGGGTTTCTACCGGTTCCGACCTGAGGTACTTTTGGTTTGTGGACGACCAACTTCCAGCCCTCGAGACCGAGACCCCTTTTCTTCTTCACGGATTCACGAGTGTCGGCGAGCATTCGATCAAGGTTGTGGTCCAGAACGGAGTCAGTCAGTGTGAGGATACTCAGATTTTGAAGGTCCAAGAGGAGATAGAAGAGGTGGACTTTACTATGGACGACCAGGCACCTCCCTTTCACGCCAGTACGAATGCGGCGGTGTCGTTCCGAGGGTTTGTGGGCAAAGGCAGTGATCCGCATTGGGAGTGGAAGATTACCACCGTCTTTTGCTCGACCAACCGCAGCTGCACGTACACGTTCCCCCTAGAAGGCATTTACACGGTGTCTATGAATGTCTCCAACGCCATCAGCTGGCAGGAAGCCAGGCACAACTTGACCGTCCAGGATGCCATTGAAGGCCTCAACCTCAACGTTAGCCAGCGGATTCTCTGCACTCTGCAAGAAGTCACTTTCACGCCATCCATCATTAAAGGAAGCCATGCCACCTTTGTTTTGACCTTTGAAAGAGAAGATTGGTCGCAGACCCACCTCGTTGTCAACGGATCGTTTGCCACGTCAACGCTTCCGGCGGGGATGTATCGAGTGAAACTGACCGCTCGAAATCAAGTGAGCAGTGCGCAGATATCCACCCAAGTTCAAATCCTGGAGAACATCAAAAGCCTGCGACTGATTAGCCCCGCCCAGAAAGCCGTGGAGGCCCTGCGGGAGGCTCGTTTTATGGCGGACGGTCCAAATGGCCTCCAGGTCAACTACACCTGGATATTTGGCTTCCAAGACACAAAAACTCTGAGGCTCACGGGTAAGGAAGTGGGCTACACTCCGCCAGCCAATGGCTCCTTGTCGGTGACGGTCCTCGCCAGCAACGGGATCTGCTCCAAGGCGCTCAACCAGACTCTGATGGTGGAAACGCCCGTTGGGGAGGTTCAGATCTGGCACCAGACACCCGTATTTTCTGGACACCCCGTGAGAATCTCCGCCAAAGTGGACGGAGGGAGCCGGCTGAGATATGCTTGGACTTTTGAGAATTCCATCAAAGAGCAGAGCGCAGACCTCAGTTGGGTCAATCACACCTTCGCCAAAGCCGGCGTTTACCCGGTGAGCGTCCACGTCTCCAACAAAGTCAGCCAAGCGTCGGCAGAGCGGCAAGTCGAGGTGGAGGATTTGCGGTGTTCCGGCCCGGAAGCGGTCCTGATTCAGAGCCGGCCCACCGTCTTCAGATCCAGAGTCAACTTCTTTGAAGCCAGCGTCAACACCAACTGCTCCGTCTACAAGATCACGTACCAGTGGGAGATGTCCCGAGCATCCGATTGCGAGAACACGGAACTCGACCAGAACAGAGTCCTTCTCCAGAGCACCATGTCGCCTTTACTCCGGCTCCCAAGGCGTTCTCTGGACGTGGGGCGCTACTGCCTGTCGTTTACCGTCACGTTTCTGGGAACGCCTTTGTTGGCGCAACGGAAAACCCGAGTCCAAGTCGTCGGCTCGCCACTATTGGCCGTCATCAAGGGAGGCTCGCGTCGACTCTGGCCCGCCGGGCGCGATCTCCTCCTGGACGGAGGTGGATCTCGGGACCCTGACGCAAAACCCGGAGTTGAGGATATTTTGGAGTATTACTGGACCTTCCGGATAGAG AATATCACAATCCCCCTGGAGAGCAAGACCAGCACGGTGACGGTAGCCAGCAAACAGTTGAATCCCGACACCACGTACACCTTCACCCTGTTGATAAAGAAAGCAGGAAGGACGCCGGCTTTCTCCACACAGACG GTCACCGTGAGTCAAACGGCCCAACTTGCCGTTCTTGTGGAGTGCGCATCCTGTCCGGACTCCATTCCCACCGTCCTGACCGGTCATTGTGGAGAGTGTGACGATCAAGCTCAG TACAACTGGAGCGCTGAAGACGAATCGGGTGCGGCCGTGGACCTGGACCGTTTAGCCGGTGCCACGGGACAACGCTCATCCAAATTGGAGCTGCGTTCCGACGCGGTGCCGCCCGGCAGGACGTATACCTTCACTCTCAACGTGAGCGTGCCCGATAGCGGGAAGTGGGGCAGCGCCAGTCACGCCGTTACCACCAATAAGCCGCCTTCTGGCGGCCTGTGTGAATTGAAGCGGGACGCCAACGTTCACCCGCTGGGGGCTGCGGTCACCTACACGTGCTCAG GTTGGAAAGACGAGGACGAGACATCCTCGGAGCTCATCTACACTTTGCGGGTCGCGCCGTGCCACCCGATGGCGTGCCCCGTTCTCACCCTGTACAA GGGCACCCGATCCACGTTCCACACTTTGATTCCGGTGGGAACTCCCCTGCCGGGACAAAGTCATTCCCTGGTCACCGTCACGTTGCTGGTAGAAGACGGTCTGGGGTCAAGTGCGCTTGCCCTCAACAG AACTCTGAGAGTTCCCACTGGAGCCACTGGGAGCCAATCCAAGAGCCAGATGGAAATGTGGGCGTCGATTAAACATGGAAACCCTCAACAAATGATCCCTTTTTCCATTGCTCTCACCAGTCAGCTCAATCAG ATGGATTCTGGGCCAAGTGACAGTGATCTGAAAATGAAGAGGCAGATAAGAGAAAACGTGACCAAAGCTTTGGCGTCCCTTCCAATTTTCTCCCTGTTGGACGTGGATCAGATCAGCTCGGCGCTCGCCATGTCCACT GCCGTTCCTGTGGAATTAACATGTATCGACTGTCAGGAAAAAGTCCTGGAAGCCGTTCAGAAGATGATTGACGTGATCCAGGAACAGGAAGCTTCCGGTAATGCTGATGTTTCAGTCTTCGACATTGGGAAGAACATCGTTGGCATTGTGG GTAGCTCTTTGGCGGCGACTTCGTCTTTGTCCGCCATGGCCTCAAGCTCAGGGCAGAACCGCTCCAGAACCCTGCGGGCCGCCACGTCGGTCACCTTGTCGGCAATCGGCCGCGTGGGGGCCTTGATGCGCTCCCTGGCGCTTTGGCCCCGTCCCGGCGGGGCGCGATTGACCTTCGCCACCCCTCACATCCACACGGCCGCTTTTTACGGAGACCCCGCCGACCTTCTCTGCTCCGATGGCCGGGATGGAACTTCCCAAGATCCCTCGCCGAGTCCAGCGTGTTCCTTCAGCATCCCTGGCCCGCTGACCGCTCACCTGAAGAGCCGGCGCTCAGAAGTGGTGCAGGTGCTCTTAGGTCTGGACGAGTCTCACTCTCTGCTGGCCGCCGCCGACCCTCCCATCTCCACCTCGGTGGTCGCCATGGAGATCAGCGGCCCTCGGGGAGAGCCCGTGGCGGTCCGAGATCTGGAGAAGGAGCAGGCCATCCGCGTCACCCTGCACAGCAAACTTCCGGCCGAGAGGAAGGACGCGGCGGATGAAGGCGTGGAGGGCGAGTGTCTGGCCGTGACGCTTCCACCGGACGGACGGCTGAATTTCACAGTAAAAGCTGTGGGTGGCCTGGATGAAAATACCGGTTTATACATGTCCTACAACTTCAGCCTCTTGCCAG GAACGACCTCCAAGGCTTTGGGCCTCGTCAAGATGGAGATGAGCAGCGGGTCGCGGGATTCCCTCGTGAAGGAGTGGTCGCTGGATCTTTCCCCTCTGGCCACCTTCACGGAGAAAACCGTATTTCTATCTCCACT CTCTCTGTGCCGCTACTACGACGTGGAGGAGGGGGCCTGGAGTAGCCGAGGTCTCAAGCCCCTGGAGGACACCACGCTCCAAACCGTGCACTGCCTGACGCGACATCTCACCATGTTCGGGGCCACTCTCTTTGTTCACCCTGGCGCTGTCGTCCTCCTGCCGCCC GCAGGTGGTCCACTTAACGCACTGGCGGGAATGGTGTGTGCCGTCCTGATCCTGATCCACCTGCTGCTCGGGCTCATCGCCCACAAACTGGACCACCTGGACGGCCTGAGACTGGGCCAAGTGCCGCTGTGTGGCCGGGCGGGGTTGTACCACTACAGGATACTGGTCAAGACCGGCTGGAGGCGAGGGGCAG GCACCACGGCGCACGTGGGCATGGCTTTGTACGGCGCCAACAAGAGCGGCTCCCGCCACCTGCGTAGGGAGGGGGCTTTTGGACGCGGCGGCCTGGACCAATTCCACGTGGAGACGGACGACAACCTGGGAGAAGTTTGGAAAATTCGCATCTGGCACGACAACACGG GCTTGGATCCGTCCTGGTACCTTCAGCACGTGGTGGTTTGGGACCCCGTGACGGACCACATGTTCTTCTTCCTGGTGGACGACTGGCTGTCGGCGGAGAACGCAACGAACGGCACATTGGAGAGAGAAATCCTGGCCTCGT GTCCCAAAGACCTTTCCCGCTTTGGGCGAATTCTGTCCTCCCAGTTGCTTTTTGGAATAGCCGAGCGCCACCTGTGGCTCTCGCTGTGGCGACGGCCCAACGGCGCCCTTTTTACCAGAGCGCAGAGGGTCACCTGCGCCGCCCTCACGCTGCACCTGTACCTGGCATCCGCCGCTCTTTGGTACGGCGCCGTCGGTTCCCGCGAGCACCA GGCGCCGGTGTCTGCCCAAATGCCGCTCAACGTGGAAACGCTGGCAGTGGGAATGGTGCTTTCGACTCTCTTCTTCCCCCTCCAGTGTCTGATCTGCTTTTTGTTCAGAAAAGTACACACTCAG gaaaGCGTGGAAATGTCAGTCCCGCCTTCACCCGTTTGTTATTCCGTGGAGATGGACGTCTTCCTCGGCCAGTCGGAGCTGGCCGCGCCATCTTTCCTCTCCCTGTCTGGAACCTCCGGCCCGTACCGAGACGGTCCCTCGTCG CTGGCGGAGAGCAAAGCCGTGGTGGACTCCAGCATTTTGGACTTTTGGGCGGCTTCCGGTTTGGTACCCAAAACGGAGATGTCGTCTTCCCGGGCGTCCTGCGACAGCCTCCTCCAAGACCCCCGCGAAGCTTCCCTGGCCTCTTGCACACGCCAACTGCGGAGGAAAAGGGCTCGCAAGCAGCTGCATCTGACGCCGCCATCCTCTTCTGCCGCCCTTCTTCCTCCCTTTCGAATGGACCATATGGACCAGGACTTTCCTGGTGGAGGAGAACGGGATATGGCCACTCCACGCCGGGCTACTAACTGCAGTCTGGACCCCTTTTTGACCCTTTCCG AGGAAAACCTGCTGATGTCAATAGAAGAATCGAGCCAGGACACGCGCCATTTCAGCAAAAACAACTCGGACAGCGGTCGGGACTCGCCGACAACCACCTCATCGTTTTCAAACAC CCAGAGCACCTCTTGCGGCGGTTGGTCGGAAGACGCCGACGATAAAAACCCACACGGGGAGCAAGAGTTGCTCAAGTTGGAGTCTCAATCGGGTCCTTCGCTCTACAGATGTCCATCCGTCCTGTCCTTGGATTCGGTGGCTAGTACCTTCCTGCCGAGTCCTTCTCCAGACTTGACTAGATGTTCCTCCACCACACGCATCG GAATCGCACGAGGTCGTCCCGGCCGACTCTTTCCGTCCTGGGCCTTGCGTGTCATCTACCCGCTGGTGGCGGCGTCCATCGGAGCCTGCCTCGCCGTGGTGGGAATCTACGCCAGCCTCTTCTCCAGAAACGTGCTCCTCACGTGGCTGGCGTCGGTGCTCTCCGCGTTCCTCACCTCGGCTCTTTTGCTGGAACCTCTCAAG GTGTGCCTTCAAGCCTTGATTTACACGCTGGTTTGGCGACCCGTGGACCCGGAGGTCGAGGAGCAACTGGCCCGGGAGACATCGGTGGCCAGGAACTTTGGGGAACGGGGCGAGAAGGTTCGCCCGCCCTGCGGCTACGGATTGCTGCAAGCCAAGGAGGAGGCTCGGAAAGTTCGAGCGCTGACCTCGCTCATGAAG caCTGCGTTTTGCAGCTCCTCTTTCTGTTGCTGGTGCTGATGGTCAACTACCAGGACGGCGTGGAAAGGAGCCAGGGAAGACCTTTGCATTCCGCCGTGAGACGGCAGCTTCAAAACGCCACTTTTGATGCCCCCCAGCTAACATCTATTAGAAG CTGCTTGGATGCAGAGCGTTGGATCAGCAAGACCTTGGCGACGTACCTACACCAAAGTTCTTGGCTCCACCTGGTGGGGTCGCcgcggctccggcacccccacgcGCAGGTCCTCCTGGGAAACGACGGCGTCCTCCAAGACCTCGTCACGGAAAACTTTTGCCCTGTGCG GCCCAAAAGCCTTTCTTTGGATTTCACGCAGTTCCACAAAGAGTCGGCTTTATTTCTGTGCGTGAGCGTCCAGTTGGATTGGACAACGAGAGTCACTTCATCTCTTTCCATTTCCCCGTTCTTCATCCCATGGCCACGCCAAGGCCTGGACCTCCAGCTGGTCCTCATG GTTTTCCTCCTGGGTTCCGCCGTGGCCATCTCGTTGGGGGAATTGCGGACGGCGTCCCGCATGCGTTCTCGATATCCACGTCAAGGCAAAAGCTGGCTGCAGCTCCTGCTGGCCGCGTTATCTCTGGCGGCGAGTGTGCTACACTTCATGTTTCTCTTTAAGGCTGCTTCCTGTCTTTCCCAG CTGAGGTCCCAACCCGACAGCTTCATCCACTTCCACGGCGCCGCCGCACTGACTGGGATGTCTTCTCAGTGTGCGGCACTCTTGCTCACCCTTCTGGTCTTGAAG CTTTTAGGAACCCTGAGATTTGTGCGAAGATGGGTGGTGATCATCAGAGTCCTGAACCGGGCCAAGAAGGAGTTGTGGGCCTCAGCTTTCCTCTTGCTGCTGCTCTTTCTCTTCACTACTCATCTCGGAACTACG CTTTTCTCTCagtccgtggaagatttttcaCCCAGGCAGAATCTCTTGGTGCCTTTTATGTGGCTTTTGCGTGGGCGCTTTGGCCTCCAAAGACTGTGCCGGGTCCACCCTGTCTTGGGTCCCTTTTATGGACTTCTGCTCACGGGTGCGGGGGTCTGGCTGTTGGCCAGACTCACGGGAGTCATTCTTATTCATGCGTACAG AACTGAGAAAGCAGACATTTATCGGCCGACGACGGAACCGCGGGACTACGAAATGGTGGAGTTCTTCATCAAGAGACTCAAACTGTGGATTGGACTCACCAAAGCTAAAGAG TTCAGGCACAGGGTGAAGTTTGAAGGCATGGAGGTTCCTCCTTCCCGAGCCTCCCAGGAATCCCGTCTCTCTACGGACTACTCCCCCCTTCCGTCCTCGCCGTCTTCCTTCTCGTCTCCACGCCCCCCGTCGTCGTCCCTCTCCGTCCTGTCCGAGGACTCCACGCTGTCCGACCAGGTCTTTGACGTCCAACCTTTCCTGGAGCGCCTGCTGCCGTGCGTCAACGCCGCGCTATCTCGATTTGATCGGGTGGCCCGGGTCACCGAGGAAGTTTACGATCTGGAAACGGGACTTGAAGATTTTCTGCGCAAAAGAAAGCAAAGTAAGACGGCACGGAAGGAGAAGTGCCGCCAGGACGTCGCCGCCAAAGCGAAGGAGGGCGACGGGAAGACTCTGGTTGAAGTCAGACGCAGGAGGGCCGGACTGCTTTACGCCAACCCGCAAAAAACTCCCTCCTCCGCCCTTCCCATCATCACGCCTCCTTCCGCCATCTCCTTTCCGCGTACACGGAGCTCTCGCTCCGAATCGGAGTCACTCCATCTCAAGCGCGATACGTTTGGCGAGGCCGTGGAGGCGGCAGATCCCACGGGCTCGCGCCCCGTGCGTTCTCCCGCCTTCCTGAGTTTCCCCAAGAGGAGAGCGTGGCATTCTGGGAGTTCCCATTCCGCCGACGCGGCTCAAAGGTTGTGGCTCAAACAATGCGGCAATCTGGCTCTGGCTTTCATCAGACCGAATAGCGAAGAGGCCGCCAGCAGACGTGTCAGCGACGGGGCGCCCAAAAAGAGGAAGGCTTGGATCGCTGAAGGGCCTGGCTAG